In Thiovibrio frasassiensis, one DNA window encodes the following:
- the hybB gene encoding Ni/Fe-hydrogenase cytochrome b subunit translates to MQERQALGGKVLTVPFKVCAAIVLIGLFFLGKRFIFGIGSVTNMNDGYPWGIWIAYDVVVGTALACAGYSIALIVYVFNKGEYSPLVRPALMTSMFGYTLAGISVIFDIGRYWQAYNIFLPWLSNLHSVMFEVALCIGTYILVLWMEFAPTLLEKFKAARLQARLNRIIFVFIALGILLPTMHQSSLGTMMLMAGHKLSPLWWSGFLPLLFLITAVVIGYAAVIFESLIASVAFKRPLELHLLSKISALMPWLLGLYLVIRIEDVNLRGYLPLAFEGGLLGNLFLLENLLLLAALLILAYPNNRQNPRLLFIASCAMLLGGSMYRFNTYIVGFDPGTGWRYFPSVPELFITFGIIAAEVMAYLWFVKTLPVLPKFTKA, encoded by the coding sequence ATGCAGGAAAGACAAGCATTAGGAGGCAAGGTACTGACCGTGCCTTTCAAGGTATGCGCAGCCATCGTGCTCATTGGCCTTTTTTTTCTCGGTAAACGGTTTATTTTTGGCATCGGTTCGGTCACCAACATGAACGACGGCTATCCTTGGGGGATCTGGATCGCCTATGATGTGGTGGTGGGTACGGCCCTGGCCTGCGCCGGGTATTCCATCGCCCTGATCGTCTATGTGTTTAACAAAGGTGAATATTCGCCCCTGGTGCGACCCGCCTTGATGACCAGCATGTTCGGCTACACCCTGGCCGGAATCTCGGTTATTTTCGACATCGGTCGCTACTGGCAGGCCTACAATATCTTTCTGCCGTGGCTCAGTAACTTGCATTCGGTGATGTTTGAGGTTGCTCTCTGTATCGGCACCTATATTCTGGTATTGTGGATGGAATTTGCCCCGACCCTGCTGGAAAAATTCAAAGCAGCCAGATTGCAGGCCAGGCTCAACCGGATCATCTTCGTCTTCATCGCCCTGGGCATCCTTCTGCCCACCATGCATCAGTCCTCCCTGGGCACCATGATGCTCATGGCCGGGCACAAGCTTTCCCCCCTCTGGTGGAGCGGCTTTCTCCCGCTGCTCTTTCTCATTACCGCCGTGGTCATCGGCTATGCCGCGGTGATCTTTGAGTCGCTTATTGCCTCGGTTGCCTTCAAGCGGCCGCTTGAGCTGCATCTGCTCAGTAAGATTTCAGCGCTCATGCCCTGGCTGCTTGGTCTGTATCTGGTAATTCGGATCGAGGATGTGAATCTGCGCGGCTATCTGCCCCTTGCCTTTGAAGGCGGGCTTTTGGGCAATCTCTTCCTGCTGGAAAATCTGTTGCTGCTTGCCGCCCTGCTGATCCTGGCCTATCCCAACAACCGACAGAATCCGCGCCTTTTGTTCATCGCTTCCTGCGCCATGTTGCTGGGCGGGAGCATGTACCGTTTCAATACCTACATTGTCGGGTTTGATCCCGGCACCGGCTGGCGGTATTTTCCCTCGGTGCCGGAACTGTTCATCACCTTCGGCATTATTGCCGCGGAAGTGATGGCCTACCTGTGGTTTGTCAAGACCTTGCCGGTATTGCCCAAATTCACTAAGGCATAA